The DNA window TCATAACGAACAGTATTATCAGCGGGCACTTGAATATATCACCAACAATTATTCCTACAATCTCCGGATTCAGGATATTGCGGATTATATAGGTGTGGACAGAACGTATCTGTATAAGATCTTCATGCGGGAGGCACAGATTTCTCCCAAACAATATCTTCTCCAGTACCGGATCCGCGCGGCGGCAAAACTGTTGCAGACACAGGATTATACCGTGACAGAAATTGCCTATTCCTGTGGATTCCGTGATTCTGCTGCTTTCTGTTATCACTTCCGACAGCAGATTGGTATGACACCCCGACAGTACCGGGAAAAGATACGAAGTGGTACTTATTAAACTTAAAGAAGGAAGATATCGAGCCATCAGAATGATCGTGGTTTCGATATCTTCCTTCTTTTTATTTTATCTTTCTATTTTTCTTTCAAACCCATCCGGTTGATCTGTGTCGCAATGTAACCGGCGCCGTAACCATTATCGATATTTACGGTTGCGATTCCGTTCGCGCACGAATTGATCATTGTAAGCAGTGCGGAGATTCCGTTCATGCTGGCGCCATAGCCAACCGAGGTAGGAACAGCGATCACCGGTTTGTTCACCAGACCGCCCAGTACACTTGCCAGCGCACCTTCCATACCTGCCACTGCGATCACACAGTTCGCATCCTGGATCGCATCCAGTCTGGCAAAGAGACGGTGGATTCCTGCCACACCGACATCATAAATCCGCTCTACTTTTGATCCGAAATATTCTGCCGTCTGTGCAGCCTCTTCCGCTACCGGGATATCCGCCGTTCCTGCTGTACACACAGCGATCAGACCAACACCCTCTTTCTTTTCTTTTTTCTCTATTTTCAGAATATGTGAAATCGGATCGTACTGAATCTCCGGATAGATTTCTTTCAACATCTCATACTGCTGCTCGGAAGCCCGGGTTCCAAATACCTCTCCGTTTGCTTCATACAGCCGCTTTACGATCGGCACCAGATGTGCATCTGCCTTTCCGCTGCAGAAAATCACTTCCGGAAATCCGGAGCGGATCTGCCGGTGCATATCCAGCTTTGCATAACCCATCTCGTCAAACGGAGCCTTCCGAAAATAATGCTCCGCTTCCTCGATAGAAATCTCACCCTGTTTTACTTTTTCCAATACTTCTCTTGTATCCATCTCTTTGTTCACCCTGTTCTTTTCTGTCTGCTTCCTTCCCGTTCGTTCAGGCAAACACCAGTTTCATAACCTGCTCCACCGTCTCTACCGGGACAATTTCCAGTTTTTCTTTCACTTCTTCTGCTACTTCTTCCAGATCCCGTTCATTTTCCGCCGGAATCAATACTTTTTTGATGCCTGCCCGCTGTGCTGCCATCAGTTTCTCCGGCAGACCGCCGATCGGCATCACACCGCCACGCAGGGATACCTCACCGGTCATGGCGTATTCCGGGTTGATCGGTGTGTCCGTTACCAGGGAAGTCAGCGCTGTCACCAGTGTAATACCGGCGGAAGGA is part of the Blautia faecicola genome and encodes:
- the larB gene encoding nickel pincer cofactor biosynthesis protein LarB, which encodes MDTREVLEKVKQGEISIEEAEHYFRKAPFDEMGYAKLDMHRQIRSGFPEVIFCSGKADAHLVPIVKRLYEANGEVFGTRASEQQYEMLKEIYPEIQYDPISHILKIEKKEKKEGVGLIAVCTAGTADIPVAEEAAQTAEYFGSKVERIYDVGVAGIHRLFARLDAIQDANCVIAVAGMEGALASVLGGLVNKPVIAVPTSVGYGASMNGISALLTMINSCANGIATVNIDNGYGAGYIATQINRMGLKEK